The DNA sequence AGCGAGTAGGCGTTGGCCCCGCCCGGGTATTCGATGACGATGTGGCTGCCCGGGGTGAACGACGGCAACGGACCGTGATCGGGCCGGGCCAGGGTGAGTGTGCGGACTCCGGGCACCGTGTCGTCGATGCCGACGACGGTCAGGCGAATACTCACGGCGCGGGCCGCCGGTCGGCGTGGATCGCAAAGCCCAGGTGTGTGCCGAGCCGCCGCGACACGTGGTAGTGCACGAACAGCACGCGGCCGCAGCCCGAGCAGGGCAGCTCATCGGTCAGATCGACCCTGGCCAGCGTGGTGTGCTTGCAATGCGGGCAGAAGATCTCACGGGTGCCCACCTCGGTACTGGCGATCGTCATCTCGTCATCAGCCACCCCGAGATCGATCGCGGCCGAGCGCACCCGCAGGCAGGCGTGTGCGGGCCCGGCCAACAGCAGCCGCCACCCGACCACCGCGCCGGCGAGGTCGGCGCGCAACGCCGAACAGGCCGCGTCGGCGTCGGCGACGTGATGGATTCGCAGCGCCGCATCGGGGCGGTGCTTGGTGACCTCGGCAGCCCACTGCCGCGCGATGGGTTCGGCCGCGGCGCCGATGGCCAGCACCGTCCAGGACCGCCCGGACAGGTCGGCCGGCGGGCGAACCAGGTCCACGGCCCAGGGCGGGACGCTGGTCAGTGCCAGGTGAGGACTCATCTCCCCGCGATCTTATCCGCGGATGTGCCTGGTCTGCCTGCTGGAAAGCGGTACCGGACCCGGGTGGTAGAAACCTGGTCATGTCCGTCGACCCGTCGACACCGGTGCTGATCGGCTGGCATGCGGTGAGCCGCCGTGATCGCGATCCCCGTGACGGCAAGGAAGCCGCCGCGTTGATGGTCGACGCCGCCCGCGGCGCGCTGGGTGCGCTACCCGGATTGGCCGTGGACTGGATCGGGGCCACCGCAGGCCTGACCCGTTACGCGGACCCGGCCCGTCTGGTGGGCGAGCGGATCGGCGCGCCCAGCGCCCACACCGTGCTGGCCCATATCGGCATCATGCAGCACACGCTGGTCGCTGCCGCCTGCCGAGCCGTGCAGTCCGGCCGGCACCGGCTGGCGTTGGTGGTCGGTGCCGAGGCGCACTACCGCAAGATCCGGCTGGCGGCGGCGGGTCTGGAGGCGCAGGTCACCGTGCAGGACGAGGGCGTCGAGCCGGATGAGTCCATGCGCTCGCCGCAGTTCGATGCCGACATGAGCCATCCGGCCGAGACGGCGGCCGGGCTGGCCGCCACTCCCGCTTACTACGCCCTGATCGACAGTTTCTGGCGCAGCCAGCAGGGCCTGGGAATCGACGAGCATCGCGACCGGCTGGCCGCCCTCTACGCCCGGTTCGCCGAGATCGCGGCCACCAATCCCGATGCCGTACGGCGCAGCGGCTATCGGGCTGCAGACCTGCGTGACCCGACGGCCGCCAACCCGATGGTGGCGTTCCCGTACACCAAGCTCATGGTGACCACGTGGACGGTCGACCAGGGCTGCGCGCTACTGATGACCACCGAGGGCTACGCCGACGAGTTCGGGGTGCCCGCCCAGGCGCGCCGGTATCCGGTGATCGCCATCGAGTCCAACCACGTCGTTCCGGTGTCGGGCCGCACCCGGCTCAGCCAGCCCGCGTCCATGCGGATCATCGGCGAGGAGATCGGCCGCCGCACCGGTCTGGACACCGCCACGATCCCGGTGCTGGACCTGTATTCGGCATTTCCCGCACCCGTCCTGATCGGCGCCCAGGCGTTGCGCGTGCCGCAGGGCCGCGACCTGACCCTGACCGGCGGCATGTCGTTCGCCGGCGGACCGCTCAACAGCTATGTTCTGCACGCGATCACGGCGGCAGCCGACAGACTCGGCGACCCGGCGGCCCAGAGCGCATTAATCAGCTGTGTCAGTGGGCTTTACACCAAGCAGGCGGCGTTGGTGCTCGCCGCAGCGCCCGGGCACACACCCTTCGACACCGTCGACGTCACCGACGCGGTGGCCGACGCCGAACCCGCCATACCGGTGGTCGTCGACGCGGTGGGGGACGGGCGGATCGTCGCCTACACCGTGGTGTTCGACGGCGAGCAGCCCGAGCGGGCCATCGTGGTGGTTGATCTGGCCGACGGCCGGCGTACCGTCGCGCGCAGCCACGACCAGCAACTCATGGCAACGGCGTTGGCGCAGGACATCATTGGTGCCACCGTCACCGTCGGTGACGGATTGTTCGCTCTTGCCTGACGCTGGATGGTCTAACGCTTGTTGACGAAGCCCGCGTCGACCGGAAGCGATACCCCGGTGATGTAGCGGCCGGTCTCGGCGACCAGGAAGAACACCGCGTTGGCGATGTCCTCGGGTTCCAGCGTCTGCACCGGCAACGCGTTGCTCATGTCCGGTCCGCCCAGGTTCTGCTGGGCCAGGCCGTCGAGCCACGATCGGGTGAACTCGTTGTCGATCATCGGGGTGTTCACCCCCGCCGGATGCACCGAGTTCACCCGAATATTGAACGTGGCAAGGAAATTCGCGTAGGCGCGCATCAACCCGACCACGCCGTGCTTGGCCACCGTGTAGCCGAGCGAGCCCGCGACAGGGGCGCCGATGCCCACCAGGCCGGCCACCGAACTGGTCAAGACGATCGATCCGCCCTGGCCCTGCTTGATCAGCGGGCGCATCGCCACATCGACGGTGTGATAGACGCCGGTCAGGTTCACATCGATGACGTCCTGCCACGCGGATTCATCGGTCATCGGGGCGATGCCGGCGTTGGCGATCACGATGTCGAGGCGGCCGAGTTCGGCGACGCCCTCCTTGAGGGCGGCTTTGAGCGCCGAGCGGTCCCGGACGTCGGCTTCCCGCGCGACGACGCGAGCGCCGGTGTCCTCGACGAGTTTCACCGTGGCGGCCATGTCCTCGGGGGTGGCCATCGGATACGGAACACTGGCGATCTGGTCGCACAGGTCGACCGCGATGATGCTGGCGCCCTCCGACGCCAGCTTCACCGCGTGAGCGCGGCCCTGGCCCCGGGCCGCGCCGGTGATGAACGCGACCTTGCCGTCGAGTTCCCCCACGATCAGGCTCGCAGCTGACCCTTGGCCGGGTCGCCGGCGACCACGGGTGCCAACATCTTGATGTCGGGTGCGCCGTCGAGGTGCTCACCGATCTCGCCGAACAGCGTGCCGATCGCCGGTGCGGTGCCATGTACCTGAAGGGCTTCCGCGTCGGCCCACTGCTCGATGAAGACGAAGGTGCGGTCGGTCTCGTGCAGGGCGTACAGCTGGCAGCCCGGCTCGTCGTGGACGGCAGCAATGGCCTTCTTGCAGGACTCGCGCACGGCGTCGACGGACTCCGGCTTGGCGGTGAAACTGGCAACGACGACCACGGGCATCGGGGCGCTCCTGGGGCAGAAGTAGGGGGTTGTGACGCCGCTTACATTAGACGCGCTTCCCATCTGCTGTGCCGGGCGGTCGCCTCCGTGCGATTTCGGCGCGTTTACCGTCGCTGAGCGCCGACAACCGCGCCGGAATCGCCGATGGTCGCAGCTTGGCAACAGCCGCCCTGAAATTAGTGTGGCGGATGGTGCAGATGGTGCAGATGCGACTAGTCTTGCGACCATGGCGAATAAGACGGCCGCTCGCTCTGGCGCGCGAACGACCAGGTCAAAGGCTGCTGCGCGACCAGCCAAGGCGGCCGCGCCCCGGCGCAAACCTCCCGCCAAGAAGCGCACCTCCTCGCCGGTCGCCACGGCGGCCGCCGCCGGTGGCCGAGCCGCTCGCGCGACCTGGCTGATGGTGGCCAAGGGCGCCGGGTCGACCGCCCGCTCGGTGGGCCGCGCCCGCGACATCGAACCGCACCATCGCCGCGACGGCATCGCCCTCGGGCTGATCGCCGTCGCCGTCGTCATCGCCGCCAGTTCCTGGTTCGACGCCGCCCGCCCGGTCGGCGCCTGGATCGACTCGGTGTTGCGGACCTTCGTCGGCGGTGCGGTGGTCCTGCTGCCGCTGATGCTCGGAGTGATCGCCGTCCTGCTGATGCGCACCGAACCCAACCCCGAGGCGCGGCCGCGGCTGATCCTCGGCGTCGCGATGATCGCGCTGCCGGTGCTGGGCCTGTGGCACATGTGGTCGGGCGCTCCGATGGAGCCCGCCGGCCGCCAGCGCGCCGGTGGTTTCATCGGGTTCGCCATCGGCGGACCGCTCGCCGACGGGGTGACGGCGTGGATCGCCGCGCCGCTGCTGATCATGGCCGCACTGTTCGGGGTGCTGCTGTTGTCGGGCACCACGATTCGCGAGGTGCCCGAGACGCTCTACGCGATGTTCAGCACCCGAGGGCGCTACGACGACGACGAGTACTACGAGGACGAGGAGCCGCAGCCGGCCGCGCAGGCCGAGCCCGACGACTTCTCGGACGGCTACTACGACGATCCCCGTGCCTACCAGGACGAGGCCGCGTCATGGCCGGGGACGCCGAAACCGGTTGGCACGCCGTACGACAACTACCCGCTCGAGGAGGAGTCGCCGACGGTCCCGGAGCCCGCGGCCAAGGCCGTGCGCAAGAAGCCGGCCGCCAAGCCGGAGGTCAAGCAGGAGACCAAGGTCATCGAGAAGGTGGTCGACCGGGTCGTCGAAGGGCCCTACCACCTGCCGTCGCTGGACCTGTTGGTCGCCGGCGACCCGCCCAAGCGGCGCAGCGCGGCCAACGAGCACATGGAAGACGCCATCTCCTCGGTGCTGCAGCAGTTCAAGGTCGACGCCGCCGTCACCGGCTGCACCAGGGGACCGACCGTCACCCGCTACGAGGTCGAACTCGGCCCCGGCGTCAAGGTCGAGAAAATCACTGCGCTGCAACGCAATATCGCCTACGCGGTGGCCACCGAGAGTGTGCGGATGCTCGCCCCGATCCCCGGCAAGTCCGCGGTCGGCATCGAGGTGCCCAACACCGACCGTGAGATGGTGCGGCTGGCCGACGTTCTCACCGCACCGTCCACCCGGCGCGATCACCACCCGTTGGTGATCGGGCTGGGCAAGGACATCGAAGGCGATTTCATCTCGGCCAACCTGGCCAAGATGCCGCACCTACTGGTCGCCGGTTCCACGGGCTCGGGCAAGTCCAGCTTCGTCAACTCGATGCTGGTATCCCTGCTCGCCCGCGCCACCCCCGACGAAGTGCGGATGATCCTCATCGACCCCAAGATGGTGGAACTCACGCCGTACGAAGGCATTCCGCACCTGATCACGCCGATCATCACCCAGCCCAAGAAGGCCGCCGCCGCGCTGGCCTGGTTGGTCGAGGAGATGGAACAGCGCTACCAGGACATGCAGGCCTCGCGGGTACGGCACGTCGACGACTTCAACGCCAAGGTCCGCTCCGGCGAGATCACCACACCGCTGGGCAGCCAGCGGGTGTACAAGCCCTACCCGTACATCATCGCGATCGTCGACGAGCTTGCCGACCTGATGATGACCGCGCCGCGGGACGTCGAGGACGCCATCGTACGGATCACCCAGAAGGCCCGCGCCGCAGGCATTCACCTGGTGCTGGCCACCCAGCGTCCGTCGGTCGACGTGGTCACCGGTCTGATCAAGACCAACGTGCCCTCGCGCCTGGCGTTCGCCACCTCGTCGCTGACCGACAGCCGCGTCATCCTCGACCAGCCGGGGGCGGAGAAGCTGATCGGTATGGGCGACGGCCTGTTCCTGCCGATGGGGGCCAGCAAGCCCCAACGTCTGCAAGGTGCCTACATCACCGACGAGGAGATCCAAGCGGTCGTGCAGGCCTGCAAGGATCAGGCCGAGCCGGAGTACACCGAGGGCGTCACCTCGGCCAAGGCATCAGGAGAGCGCTCCGACGTCGATCCCGACATCGGCGACGACATGGACGTCTTCCTGCAGGCCGTCGAACTGGTGGTGTCCAGCCAATTCGGCTCCACCTCGATGCTGCAGCGCAAGCTGCGGGTCGGTTTCGCCAAGGCCGGCCGCCTGATGGACCTGATGGAGACCCGCAACATCGTCGGGCCCTCCGAGGGTTCCAAGGCCCGTGAGGTTCTGGTCAAGCCGGATGAGCTGGCAGGCACGCTGATGCTGATCCGCGGTGGCTCAGATGCCAACGGCGGCGATGACGACTCCGACGACGACTTCTGACACCTAGCCGCCGGCGCCGACACCCAGTTCCACCCGCACCGGCGGCGCCGGTGGGAGCAGCGGATCCAGCTCAGGCCCCAGACAGGGGGTGTTCTGCGCGTCAGTCACCTCGAGGCATCCACCGCTGGGACAGTCCGCGGTGACGTTGGCGCCGTACCGGCACTGCGGGGTGGCCGTCGCAGGCGCGGAGGCGATCACCGCGACGGCCATCAGGACCGACGCCGGCACGGCCATCAGGAAGCGCGCGGGCATACCTCACCGTAGCGGTCAGAGGACCAGCAACATCCTGGTGTTTCCCAGAGTGTTCGGCTTGACGTAGCTCAGGTCCAGGAATTCGGCGACACCGATGTCGTAGGAACGGCACATCTCCTCGTAGACCTCGGCGGTGACCGGAGTGCCCTCGATCTCGGTGAAACCATGCCGTCCGAAGAAGTCGGTCTCGAAGGTCAGCACGAACAGCCGCTGCAGTTCCAGATCCCGCGCCACCTGCAGCAGGCGCAGGACGACCGCGTGCCCGACGCCGGTGCCCTTCACCTTCGGGTCGACCGCGACCGTGCGTACCTCACCCAGATCCGACCACAGCACGTGCAGCGCACCGCAGCCCACGACCTCCCCGGCGAGCTCGGCCACCCAGAACTCCTGCACCGCCTCGTAGAGCGTGACCAGGTTCTTCTCCAGCAGGATCTTGCCTGCATAGGTGTCGACGAGACGCTTGATATCGGGAACATCCGAGGTACGGGCTCGGCGCACGACGACAGCAGGGGCGCTGGTCTGATCCGGGCTCTCGTTCACGGGTGCAGAGTATCGGGCGCGGGAGGCCCGACTGCCAACCGATATTCTGTTTGCCGTGTCGGGACAACCCCAAACCGGTCCGGCGGGCCCGCGTGTGCGGGTGGCCAACCTCGCCAACTTCCTGACCGGTATCCGGCTGGTCCTGGTCCCGATCTTCCTGCTGTTTCTGTTCTCCGGCGACGGACACGAATCAGCCAGCCGGATAACCGCATTCGCGATTTTTGCGGTAGCCGTGATCACCGATCGGCTCGACGGTTCGCTGGCGCGCACCTACGGGATGGTGACCGAGTTCGGCAAGCTGGCCGACCCCATCGCCGACAAGATGCTCATCGGCGCGGCACTGGTCGGGCTGTCGATGCTTGGCGACCTGCCCTGGTGGGTGACCATCGTGATCCTGGCCCGTGAGCTCGGGATCACGCTGCTGCGCTTCGCGGTGCTGCGCCACGGTGTGGTCCCGGCCAGCCGCGGCGGCAAGCTCAAGACGCTGGTGCAGGCCGTCGCGATCGGATTGTTCGTGCTGCCGTTGCACAGCTGGCCCCCGGCGTGGCTGACCGTTGCCTGGGTGGTGATGTGGGCGGCGATCGTCCTGACGGTGCTCACCGGCATCGACTACGTCGTCTCCGCGGTGAAGGACTCCCGGGCCCGATCCGCTGGTCGGTGAGGACACCGCGGCGGCGATTGCGCAGCTCACCGCCCGTCGTTCGGATGAGGGCGGGCGGATCTGACAACCCTGGGAACCAATTGGGGCGGTCCTGACGTTTCACTGATGGCTGCAACTGATGGAGGAGGACAGCCTGATGGCGTTACTGCTGCGCGAAGTGATCGGTGACGTGCTTCGTGATGCCCGGACCTCACAGGGACGCACCCTGCGCGAGGTGTCCGATACGGCTCGCGTCAGCCTGGGCTACCTGTCCGAGGTGGAGCGCGGCCGCAAGGAGGCCTCCAGCGAGCTGCTCAGCGCGATCTGCACCGCCCTGGACGTGCCGCTGTCGCGGGTCTTGACCGACGCCGGCGAGAAGATGGCCGTCCGGGAACGCATCGCCACCCTGACCGCCGTGCCCAACGAACCCGTCATCGACGTGGCCACCAAGGTCGTCATCCCGCACCCCGTCGCGATGGCTGTTGCCTGATCCGTCGACCGGCCGACATGCCCGTGGGGTGTAGTCGGACGTCGTGAACCGATAAATTGGGCAACGATCACCGAATGCGGCACTCGAATCGAAGGCGGGACTGATGGCCAATCCGTTCGTCAAGGCGTGGAAGTACCTGATGGCGCTCTTCAACTCCAAGGTTGACGAGTACGCCGATCCCAAGGTGCAGATCCAGCAGGCCATCGAGGAGGCCCAACGCACCCACCAGGCGCTGACCCAGCAGGCCGCCCAGGTGATCGGTAACCAGCGGCAGTTGGAGATGCGGCTCAACCGGCAGCTGGCTGACATCGAGAAGCTGCAGGTCAACGTGCGTCAGGCGCTGACCTTGGCCGACCAGGCCACCGCCGCAGGTGACGCCGCCAAGGCCACCGAGTACAACAACGCCGCCGAGGCGTTCGCGGCCCAGCTGGTGACCGCCGAGCAGAGCGTCGAAGACCTCAAGACCCTGCACGACCAGTCGCTGCAAGCCGCTGCCCAGGCCAAGAAGGCCGTCGAGCAGAACGCCATGATGCTGCAGCAGAAGATCGCCGAGCGCACCAAGCTGCTCAGCCAGCTCGAGCAGGCCAAGATGCAGGAGCAGGTCAGCGCCTCGTTGCGGTCGATGAGCGAGATCGCCGCCCCCGGCAACACCCCCAGCCTCGACGAGGTGCGCGACAAGATCGAACGCCGCTACGCCAACGCGATGGGCGAGGCCGAGCTGGCGCAGAATTCCGTGCAGGGCCGGATGCTGGAGGTTCAGCAGGCAAGCGTCCAGATGGCGGGCCATTCGCGGCTCGAGCAGATCCGTGCCTCCATGCGTGGTGACGCGCTGCCGTCTGGTGGTGCCGCCGCGGCTCCGGCCACCCCGGCGACCCCGGCCGCGACGCCTGAACCTGAAAAACCCCTCGGACAGTAGGAGGCGAACGTCTCGATGGCGGTCACACCCGACAAGCCGGGGTTTCTCTCGCGGCAGTGGCGATCGGCACTGCAGCGCGGGATCGACACCGCCAGCGAGTACGTCGACGTGGCGGCACAGCGCCTGAGCGCAGCCGCCGATCCCCGGGCCCGGCTGCTGCGCAAGCGGCGGTGGGCGTTGCGGCTGGGCCTGTTCTTCTCGTTCTCGACGGTGCTCTGGGTGTGCATCACCGGTCTGCTCGCGACATGGAGCACCCCGGTGTGGGGGCTGATCATCACCGGCGTGATCGCCGCCGGTGCGGCCGTGCCCGCCACCCTGTTCCTGTTGCGCTACCGCTTCCTGCGCGGCGAGCCGCTGCCGCCGCAGCGTCAGCTCAGCGGCAAGCGGATGCCGCCACACGGTTCGGCGGCGCGTCCGTCGATGTACGCCCTGGGTGCCTCCGAGCGTGGCCTGCATTCGCTGCTCGGGGTTCTGGAGCGGGGAAACATGCTGCCGCCAGAAGAGATCCGGGACCTGACCGCGGCGGCCAACCACAGCGCGGCCACCATGGCGGCCACCGCGGCTGAGGTGGTGTCGATGGAACGGGCGGCGCTCGAGACCCCGAACTCCCGCGAGTACCTGGCGCCGACCATCAACGCGTTCACCGCCCAGCTCAACACCGGGGTGCGTCAGTACAACGAGATGGTCACTGCTGCAGCGCAATTGGTGTCAGCTGCCAACTCCGGCTCACTGTCGAGCTCGCCGATGTCGGCCCAGCGCTACCGCAGCGAGCTCTCCGGTGCCACCGACCGGCTGCTGGGCTGGTCGCAGGCTTTCGACGAACTCGGTCAGCTGCGCCGCGCTTGACCCCCCCGCGCCGAAATCACAACCGCGGGCGCAGGGCCGGCACAACGGCGCCGACAATGCCGCGAGCCAGCGCCTTGGTGAAGTCGAACATATCGAAGTAGTCGCGCCACAACGTGATTCGGCCGTTGTGCACTTCGAACACCCCGCACACCCAGAACTGCATGCGCACCGGACCAACAACCAACACGTCGGTGCGTTCGGTGAGCACCGATGCCCCGTTGACGGCAATCCGGTGGAACTTCACCTCGAAGCCCAGCGAGGGCCGCAGCATCCCCCGGAACAACTTCATGGTGCGAGCCCGGCCGCGGATGGTGGGGAAGCCGACGTTCTCGTAGACCAGATCCGCGTCGAGCTGGGCGCCTGCGGTGTCGAGATCCTTGGCCTGAAGTGCGGTCAGAAACACCTCGACGGTATGGGCGTTGTCGACGTCGGTGCTGACGTTCGTGCTCTGCTCGGTCATGTAGGCCAGGGTAGGCGCGCGGCCTGTGGCAGGGTAGGCCGATGCGCGTTGCGGTGGTAGCCGGCCCGGATCCGGGCCACGTGTTTCCCGCGATCGCCCTGTGTCTGCGGTTCGCCGCCGCCGGTGACCAGCCCGTCCTGCTCACCGGAACCGAACGCCTCGACCTGGCCCGCACGGCCGGTGTCCCAGCCGTCGAACTAGCCGGTCTGGACGCCACCGCGGATGACGACGACGCCGATGCGGGCGCGAAGATCCATCAGCGGGCCGCGCGGATGGCCGAGCGCAACGTTGCCGTCCTGACCCGGCTGGCTCCCGATCTCATCGTCTCTGACGCCATCACCGCGTGCGGCGGGCTGGCTGCCGAACTCCTGGGAATCCCGTGGATCGAGCTCAGCCCGCACCCGCTGTACCTGCCGTCGAAAGGACTGCCCCCGATCGGGAGCGGGCTGGCACCCGGCACCGGGCTGCGGGGCCGGATGCGAGACGCCGTCATGCGGGCACTGACGGCCCGCTCGCTGCGCGAGGGAGAGCGGCAACGCACCGCGGCACGAGCCGGGATCGGGCTACCCGTTCAGGATCGCGGCCCGCTGCGCCGGCTCATCGCGACCCTGCCCGCGCTCGAGGTGCCGCGACCGGACTGGCCGGCCGGCGCGGTCGTCGTCGGCCCGTTGCATTTCGAGCCCACCTCTGCGGTGCTGCCGATCCCGGACGGGGAGGGGCCGCTGGTCGTGGTGGCGCCGTCGACAGCCACCACGGGGGCCGAGGGCGTGGCGGAACTGGCATTGCGGCACCTGGTACCCGGCGACACCCTGCCCGCCGGCTCCCGGGTGGTGATCTCCCGGTTGGGTGGCGATGACCTCGACGTGCCACCGTGGGCCGCCGTCGGGCTGGGTCGCCAGGACGAGTTGCTCGCCAAGGCCGATGTGGTGGTCTGCGGGGGAGGGCACGGCATGTTGTCCAAGACGCTGCTGGCCGGTGTCCCGATGGTGGTGATTCCCGGCGGGGGCGACCAATGGGAGCTGGCGAATCGTGTTGTGCGCCAAGGCAGTGCGCGGCTGATCCGGCCCGTGAGCGCCGAGGCATTGGTGGCCGAGGTGACTGAGGTGCTGTCCTCGCCGCGCTATCGGAAGGCGGCCAGACGGGCGGGGGAGAGCATTATCGGCGTCGCCGATCCGGTACGGGTGTGCCATGAATCGCTGGCTGGGTAGGTTGGTGGCGTGCGGCTGACGGAATTCAACGACCTCGTCGAAGCGCAGTTCGGCTCAGTTCGTGCTGCCTCGATGGTGGTGGACCACGTTCTGACCACGTTGGGCGGGCGCACCGCCGCGCAGGCCATCGAGGATGGTGTGGAACCACGCGAGGTCTGGCGGGCGCTGTGCGCGGACTTCGACGTGCCGCGCGATCAGTGGTGAGCACGTTCGCGCTGGTGCACGGCGCCTGGCATGGGCCGTGGTGCTGGGAACGGCTGACCCCCGAGCTGGAGCGCCGCGGACATCGGGTGATCACCGTCGACGTCCGGTTCGACGATCCGGCGGCGACGTTCGAGGATCATGCGACCACCTTCGCCGCGGCCGTGCAGGACTGCGATGAGGACGTCGTGGCCGTCGGGCACTCGCTGGGCAGCTTCGCGTTCCCGTGGATCGCCGAGCGCCGGCCGGTGCGCCATCTGGTGTACCTGTGCGGTCTGGTCGCCGAACCCGGCCGCACCTGTGCGGAACTGGATCGGGAGCAGGGCATCCTCAACCCGGGCTACCGGGCCGGCCTGGCCAAGGTGGGCGGCGGCACCCGGTGGGCGGACCTCGAGCTGGCGCGAGAGGTCTTCTATTCCGACTGCGATGACGACGTCGTCGAGGCGGCGATCCCGAGACTGCGGACCCAGGCGGTGCGGCCCATGACGCAACGTTGCCCATATGACCGGCTGCCGGCCGTGCCGGCCACCTCGGTCGTGTGCGCGGCCGACCGAATGGTCGATCCGGCCTGGTCACGACGGGTAGCCGCGGAGATTCTTGACGCACCGGTGGTGGAGCTGCCGGGCG is a window from the Mycolicibacterium anyangense genome containing:
- a CDS encoding DUF3046 domain-containing protein, whose product is MRLTEFNDLVEAQFGSVRAASMVVDHVLTTLGGRTAAQAIEDGVEPREVWRALCADFDVPRDQW
- a CDS encoding glycosyltransferase, with translation MRVAVVAGPDPGHVFPAIALCLRFAAAGDQPVLLTGTERLDLARTAGVPAVELAGLDATADDDDADAGAKIHQRAARMAERNVAVLTRLAPDLIVSDAITACGGLAAELLGIPWIELSPHPLYLPSKGLPPIGSGLAPGTGLRGRMRDAVMRALTARSLREGERQRTAARAGIGLPVQDRGPLRRLIATLPALEVPRPDWPAGAVVVGPLHFEPTSAVLPIPDGEGPLVVVAPSTATTGAEGVAELALRHLVPGDTLPAGSRVVISRLGGDDLDVPPWAAVGLGRQDELLAKADVVVCGGGHGMLSKTLLAGVPMVVIPGGGDQWELANRVVRQGSARLIRPVSAEALVAEVTEVLSSPRYRKAARRAGESIIGVADPVRVCHESLAG
- a CDS encoding alpha/beta fold hydrolase — translated: MSTFALVHGAWHGPWCWERLTPELERRGHRVITVDVRFDDPAATFEDHATTFAAAVQDCDEDVVAVGHSLGSFAFPWIAERRPVRHLVYLCGLVAEPGRTCAELDREQGILNPGYRAGLAKVGGGTRWADLELAREVFYSDCDDDVVEAAIPRLRTQAVRPMTQRCPYDRLPAVPATSVVCAADRMVDPAWSRRVAAEILDAPVVELPGGHSPFYSRPSELAEVLHGVL